A stretch of the Flavobacterium sp. 5 genome encodes the following:
- a CDS encoding histone H1: MKDLVAKINAEIETFKTESESLVEKGVKAAGARARKSSLEIEKLLKEFRKVSVEESKK, translated from the coding sequence ATGAAAGACTTAGTTGCAAAAATTAATGCGGAAATTGAAACATTTAAAACTGAATCAGAATCACTTGTTGAAAAAGGTGTAAAAGCTGCGGGAGCAAGAGCTCGTAAATCAAGTTTAGAAATTGAGAAACTTCTAAAAGAATTTAGAAAAGTTTCTGTTGAAGAATCTAAAAAATAA
- a CDS encoding peroxidase, FMP-type codes for MLKRKDSSDEINLPNSAANLVEKAKQMLFGATEEEDKGILGNLMDKYSKVQIEDPIRPFYENDLPKIASNVDYGILQVLEGTWVSYNNDSQKKMIGTGIHTTIMPSPGTNSGGIPGKYSFVCEEYIEKLTFDLVPGGVRNRGGGNEQFCGAVKYDQSIKSVNSVEGQTDLKYTSIHEENGMYLWLSDVFNYAATEKSIEEDRGIHAISPDNPNKDLYKSGYQDETLFHVLNDEGKKEYVTLENLNGRPYLDIIAAKELKKGAGQTGPYFIPDYSISRSGVIPHGSTITLLGDLIPSAPKPGDSEPKHSPYLVDGSPQFPEGDAAWKYDHLSISRTMGGAGANETNKAINLDKPAPAWVHEKLDDVNDPGENKIYTQRILAHDLYPYSVRPDLRLRDSIKGENIKNHVLIQMSSKNKTGAQGGILNVPFVNRFVPTVEMNMRMWIETVVEDGREILQLQYEQIIFFEFHFGDDGGTTSWPHIQINTLRKIEDVPADQRALAEEQFGIKKTDGSYKPESSAAASGCPYNKG; via the coding sequence ATGTTAAAACGTAAAGACTCTTCAGATGAAATAAATTTACCTAATTCAGCCGCCAATTTGGTTGAAAAAGCAAAACAAATGTTATTTGGTGCCACTGAAGAAGAAGACAAAGGCATATTAGGAAATCTGATGGACAAATATTCAAAAGTCCAAATAGAAGATCCAATTAGACCTTTTTATGAGAATGACCTACCGAAAATAGCTAGCAATGTTGATTATGGTATTTTACAAGTATTAGAGGGTACTTGGGTTAGCTATAATAATGACAGTCAGAAAAAAATGATTGGAACTGGTATACATACTACCATTATGCCTTCTCCAGGTACAAATTCTGGAGGTATTCCTGGGAAATATAGTTTCGTATGTGAAGAGTATATAGAAAAATTGACTTTTGATCTAGTTCCAGGAGGAGTTCGCAATCGCGGTGGAGGTAATGAACAATTTTGTGGAGCTGTAAAATACGATCAAAGTATTAAGAGCGTAAACAGTGTAGAGGGTCAAACAGATCTAAAATACACTTCAATTCACGAGGAGAACGGTATGTATTTATGGCTTAGTGATGTATTTAATTATGCTGCTACTGAAAAATCTATTGAAGAAGACCGCGGTATACACGCTATATCACCAGATAACCCGAATAAAGATTTATATAAAAGCGGCTATCAGGATGAGACTCTTTTTCATGTTTTAAATGATGAGGGTAAAAAAGAATATGTAACTCTGGAAAATTTGAATGGACGACCATATTTGGATATTATTGCAGCCAAAGAACTTAAAAAAGGAGCAGGACAGACAGGCCCTTATTTTATACCAGATTATTCTATTTCCAGAAGCGGAGTAATTCCTCATGGAAGTACTATAACTTTATTAGGAGATTTGATTCCAAGTGCTCCAAAACCAGGAGATTCAGAACCAAAGCATTCCCCTTATTTAGTTGATGGTTCGCCACAATTTCCAGAAGGTGATGCAGCTTGGAAGTATGATCATCTTTCAATTTCGAGAACAATGGGAGGAGCTGGTGCAAACGAAACCAATAAAGCTATAAATCTTGATAAACCTGCACCTGCCTGGGTGCATGAAAAACTTGATGATGTAAATGATCCTGGAGAAAATAAAATCTATACACAAAGAATACTTGCTCATGATTTATATCCGTATTCGGTAAGACCAGATTTAAGACTTCGTGATTCCATCAAAGGAGAAAATATAAAAAATCACGTACTTATTCAGATGTCATCCAAAAATAAAACTGGGGCACAAGGAGGGATATTAAATGTTCCATTTGTAAATCGTTTTGTACCTACAGTCGAAATGAATATGCGAATGTGGATTGAAACAGTTGTAGAGGACGGAAGGGAAATTCTTCAGTTGCAATACGAACAAATTATATTTTTCGAATTTCATTTTGGAGATGACGGAGGTACTACGAGCTGGCCACACATACAGATTAATACACTCCGAAAAATAGAAGATGTTCCTGCCGATCAAAGAGCTTTGGCAGAAGAGCAATTCGGTATTAAAAAAACGGATGGAAGTTATAAACCTGAATCTTCTGCGGCAGCTTCAGGATGTCCTTACAACAAAGGATAA